The Winogradskyella schleiferi genome has a window encoding:
- a CDS encoding RDD family protein — protein sequence MGKLAINTAQNVNLDYKLIGLGERMVAFLIDGIILITYMTIIENLVSVSEIFDADSWTRRGFLGLLTLPALFYSVICHILFGGQTIGKMILKIKVVSIDGSPTQWYNFFVRWMLRIVDLWIFSPSIGVLSILLSDKKQRIGDAAAGTVVISVKKKHKITSTILEDLNDDYEPVFNNVTQLTDKDVRIIKEAFTISKKNNDFKTLTILKNKICDTLQIESKLYDVQFIDTILKDYNYYTQNM from the coding sequence ATGGGCAAATTAGCAATTAACACGGCACAAAATGTCAACTTAGATTACAAGTTAATTGGTTTGGGTGAACGAATGGTCGCATTCTTGATCGATGGGATTATTTTAATCACCTATATGACCATCATTGAAAACCTTGTTTCAGTTTCTGAAATTTTTGATGCAGATAGTTGGACAAGACGTGGCTTTTTAGGCTTGCTCACCTTACCAGCTCTTTTTTATTCGGTCATTTGCCATATTCTTTTTGGAGGACAGACCATCGGAAAAATGATATTGAAAATAAAAGTGGTAAGCATAGATGGTTCGCCAACACAATGGTATAACTTCTTTGTGCGTTGGATGCTCCGGATTGTTGATTTGTGGATTTTTTCGCCATCAATAGGTGTTTTAAGTATTTTGTTATCCGATAAAAAGCAACGTATTGGTGATGCAGCTGCGGGAACTGTGGTTATAAGTGTAAAGAAAAAGCACAAAATTACAAGTACTATTCTTGAAGATTTAAACGACGATTACGAACCTGTTTTTAATAACGTTACCCAATTAACCGACAAAGATGTAAGGATTATAAAAGAGGCGTTTACCATTTCGAAAAAGAATAATGATTTTAAAACCTTAACCATTTTAAAAAATAAGATTTGCGATACGTTGCAGATTGAATCGAAGTTGTATGATGTGCAGTTTATAGACACCATTCTTAAAGATTATAATTATTATACTCAAAATATGTAA
- a CDS encoding stage II sporulation protein M, whose amino-acid sequence MREASFVKQNKEKWIGFENALENNAKINPDDLASYYIQLTNDLSYAQTYYPGSKTLLYLNSLASQAHQKIYITKKESKNKIVSFWLDEFPLFFYQYHKTLLYAFLIFMAAVTIGAVSTLNDDSFIRLILGDGYVNMTLENIEKGEPMAVYKSGSQVGTFLGITINNIRVAIIAFACGAIFSVGTIYVLFSNGIMLGAFITFFYNYGILEKTSTVWLHGTIEISVIVIAGCAGLVMGNSFLFPKTYSRRVAFMKGAKDGLKIVVSTIPFFIVAGFIEGFITRYGEQMPWFLAYGIIFLSLFLIVYYYIIYPIALNKASHIKPLEATSQTHPKSLLT is encoded by the coding sequence ATGCGCGAAGCGTCTTTCGTGAAGCAAAATAAGGAAAAATGGATTGGTTTTGAAAACGCATTGGAGAATAATGCGAAAATAAATCCTGATGATCTAGCTTCTTACTATATACAACTTACCAACGACTTGTCTTATGCTCAAACGTATTACCCTGGGAGTAAGACTTTGCTGTACTTAAATTCGTTGGCTTCACAAGCACATCAAAAGATTTATATTACCAAAAAAGAGTCTAAAAATAAAATTGTGTCGTTCTGGCTTGACGAGTTTCCATTATTTTTTTATCAGTATCATAAAACCTTGCTTTACGCCTTTTTGATTTTTATGGCAGCGGTAACCATTGGTGCTGTTTCTACACTGAATGACGATTCGTTTATTCGCTTAATTTTAGGCGATGGTTATGTCAACATGACCTTGGAAAACATTGAAAAGGGCGAACCCATGGCTGTTTATAAAAGCGGAAGTCAAGTTGGAACCTTCTTAGGAATTACCATCAATAATATTAGAGTTGCCATTATCGCTTTTGCCTGTGGCGCTATTTTTAGCGTTGGAACTATTTATGTGCTTTTTAGTAATGGTATAATGTTAGGTGCATTTATTACCTTCTTTTATAATTACGGTATTTTAGAAAAAACCTCAACGGTTTGGCTACATGGAACGATTGAAATTTCAGTCATAGTTATTGCTGGTTGTGCTGGTTTGGTTATGGGAAACAGCTTTTTATTTCCTAAAACCTATTCCAGACGTGTTGCATTTATGAAAGGTGCAAAAGACGGATTGAAAATTGTGGTGAGCACTATTCCATTCTTTATTGTTGCAGGTTTTATCGAAGGATTTATAACCCGCTATGGCGAACAAATGCCTTGGTTTTTAGCGTATGGCATTATATTTTTATCATTATTTTTAATTGTTTATTACTATATCATTTATCCGATTGCGCTGAATAAAGCAAGTCATATAAAACCGCTTGAAGCCACATCACAAACGCATCCCAAATCCTTATTGACGTGA
- a CDS encoding DUF4350 domain-containing protein: MDKRSKIALYIIGAVIVFMMIAEVTKPKALNWRNSYSAMDKIPLGCYVLFNELETFSEGEVLVAEKSIYEYLKDETFSEPKSVIFINDHINFDKEESRTLMKFVEDGNTVFISSTYLYGDVLDTLNVSVQRQYTNLYRKEADTKFTSPSLQANNRIYKDVIENSYFESIDTLSTTVLGTITTKNEDELDETHPNLIKIEVGDNYGQFILHTNPFAFTNYHLLDDKEDYAATVLSYMPKQQIIWDNNYKSGRKIITSPLRFILTNTALKWAFYISMFGLMLFVIFRGKRTQRIIPVINKLENATVDFTQTIGELYYQHGDFTNIIEKKIQYFLEFVRSHYYLETNQFNSGFIDKLSAKSSNSKEDTKALVDYIVFLKSKTQHNEQELIELNKKIEHFKRT, from the coding sequence ATGGATAAGCGTTCTAAAATTGCGCTCTATATTATTGGTGCTGTGATTGTTTTTATGATGATCGCCGAAGTTACCAAACCAAAAGCCTTAAACTGGCGAAATTCGTATTCTGCAATGGATAAAATTCCATTGGGCTGTTACGTGCTTTTTAATGAATTGGAAACCTTTTCTGAAGGCGAAGTTCTGGTCGCTGAAAAATCGATTTATGAATATCTGAAAGATGAAACGTTTTCAGAACCTAAATCCGTGATTTTTATTAATGACCATATTAATTTCGATAAAGAAGAGTCCAGAACACTGATGAAATTTGTTGAAGATGGCAATACCGTTTTTATCAGTAGTACGTATTTATATGGCGATGTTTTAGATACTTTAAACGTAAGTGTACAGCGCCAATACACCAACCTCTATCGGAAAGAAGCAGATACTAAATTTACAAGTCCAAGCTTACAAGCCAATAACCGAATTTACAAAGATGTCATTGAAAACAGTTATTTTGAATCCATTGATACCTTAAGCACTACTGTTTTAGGAACCATAACCACTAAAAACGAAGATGAGTTAGACGAAACCCATCCCAATCTTATTAAAATTGAGGTTGGTGATAACTATGGGCAATTTATTCTTCATACCAATCCATTTGCTTTTACCAATTACCATCTATTGGACGATAAAGAAGATTATGCCGCAACGGTGTTGTCATACATGCCAAAACAGCAAATTATTTGGGATAACAATTATAAAAGCGGACGAAAGATCATTACAAGTCCGTTGCGTTTCATTTTAACAAATACGGCATTAAAATGGGCATTTTACATTAGCATGTTTGGGTTAATGCTCTTTGTTATTTTTAGGGGAAAACGTACCCAACGCATTATTCCTGTTATCAACAAACTCGAAAATGCCACCGTAGATTTTACCCAAACAATTGGAGAACTATATTATCAACATGGTGATTTCACTAATATTATCGAAAAGAAAATTCAATACTTTTTAGAGTTTGTAAGAAGTCATTATTATTTGGAAACCAATCAGTTTAATTCTGGTTTTATAGATAAACTCTCGGCCAAATCGAGCAACTCAAAGGAAGACACCAAAGCTTTAGTGGATTACATTGTCTTTTTAAAGTCGAAAACACAGCACAACGAGCAAGAGCTCATAGAATTGAATAAAAAAATAGAACATTTTAAACGAACATAA
- a CDS encoding AAA family ATPase has protein sequence MENENTPSSEHQDDTLRNEERVVNNTNPSNGIQEGITEPVSEGFQSRIDLQPLQNSVEDIKREIAKFIVGQNEMIELLIISILTNGHSLIEGVPGVAKTVTAKMLAKTMAVDFSRIQFTPDLMPSDILGTSIFNVKNSEFEYKKGPIFSNIVLIDEINRAPAKTQAALFEVMAERQITMDGTRYDMELPFLVFATQNPIEQEGTYRLPEAQLDRFLFKIEVDYPSLEDEVQILVDNHSRQDQMDFSTIKAVLSAESIKNYQNLIKQIVVEDNLLNYIASIVHNTRTNANLYLGASPRASIAILNAAKANAAINGRDFVTPDDIKRCTKAVLKHRLVLTPEREMEAFTVDKVVDQILETIEIPR, from the coding sequence ATGGAAAATGAAAATACGCCGTCATCAGAACACCAAGATGATACACTTAGAAATGAGGAAAGAGTGGTGAACAACACAAATCCTTCAAACGGTATTCAAGAAGGAATCACCGAACCCGTTTCCGAAGGTTTCCAAAGCCGAATAGACCTTCAACCGCTGCAAAATAGCGTTGAAGATATTAAACGTGAAATTGCAAAATTCATCGTTGGGCAAAATGAAATGATCGAGCTATTAATTATTTCAATTTTAACCAATGGCCATTCACTTATTGAAGGTGTTCCTGGTGTTGCAAAAACCGTGACGGCAAAAATGCTAGCCAAAACAATGGCCGTGGATTTTAGCCGTATCCAATTCACACCAGATTTAATGCCTAGTGATATTTTGGGAACGTCCATTTTTAATGTAAAGAACAGTGAATTCGAATACAAGAAAGGACCTATTTTCTCTAACATTGTGCTTATTGATGAAATTAACAGAGCACCTGCAAAAACGCAAGCAGCTTTATTCGAAGTCATGGCAGAACGTCAAATTACCATGGATGGCACCCGTTACGACATGGAATTACCTTTTTTGGTTTTTGCAACCCAAAACCCAATTGAACAAGAAGGTACTTACCGTTTGCCTGAAGCACAATTAGATCGTTTTTTGTTTAAGATTGAAGTGGATTATCCTTCATTAGAAGATGAAGTTCAAATTTTGGTCGATAATCACTCGCGCCAAGACCAAATGGATTTCAGTACTATAAAAGCGGTACTTTCAGCAGAATCGATTAAAAACTATCAAAACCTCATCAAGCAAATTGTGGTGGAAGATAACCTCTTAAATTACATTGCTTCCATTGTTCATAATACAAGAACCAATGCCAACTTATATTTAGGAGCTTCACCAAGAGCTTCTATTGCCATTTTAAATGCTGCCAAAGCGAATGCAGCCATTAATGGAAGAGATTTTGTTACTCCAGATGACATTAAACGTTGTACAAAAGCTGTACTAAAACACCGCTTGGTATTAACTCCAGAGCGTGAAATGGAAGCCTTCACCGTAGATAAGGTTGTGGACCAAATCCTTGAAACCATTGAGATTCCGAGATAG
- a CDS encoding DUF58 domain-containing protein — protein MKRFFKHTYLTFRFFVVAMILVALFILAYIYPDLLSIVTILFVIAIGLVVVDLILLFKQKGIIASRILPEKLSNGDDNPIEISLQNNYNFTADLQLIDEMPFQYQKRDFEINTQLKKHNQKKITYTLRPLERGEYYFGSLNIYVNSPIGLVMRRFQFAKDAMVPNYPSFLQLRKYMLLAFSNKLFEYGLKKIRRIGHTMEFEQIKDYVNGDDIRNINWKATAKRNQLMVNQFQDERSQPIYSVIDKGRAMKMPFDGLSLLDYAINATLVISNVALKKQDKAGMFTFSRKVENKVVAERRPSQMNKILETLYNVNTDFSESDFSRLYIDVKRSLTQRGLLLLYTNFETLDALHRQLPYLKAIAKNHLLVVIFFENTELQKLTQIEADNTFDIFQKTIAEKFMYEKKLIVNELQKHGIQSILTTPENLTINTINKYLEIKARGLL, from the coding sequence GTGAAACGCTTTTTTAAACATACGTATTTAACCTTTCGGTTTTTTGTTGTTGCCATGATTTTGGTAGCACTGTTCATTCTCGCCTATATTTATCCAGACTTATTGAGCATTGTAACTATTCTGTTTGTCATCGCCATTGGTTTAGTGGTTGTGGATTTAATTCTATTATTCAAACAAAAAGGAATAATAGCATCAAGAATTTTACCAGAAAAATTAAGTAATGGCGACGATAATCCGATTGAAATTTCACTTCAGAATAACTATAATTTTACAGCCGATTTACAATTAATAGATGAAATGCCATTTCAATATCAAAAGCGCGATTTTGAAATTAACACACAACTTAAAAAACACAATCAAAAGAAAATCACTTATACATTAAGACCATTAGAGCGAGGCGAATATTATTTTGGCAGTCTTAATATTTATGTCAATTCACCAATCGGTCTGGTTATGAGACGCTTTCAGTTCGCCAAGGATGCGATGGTACCAAATTATCCGTCGTTTTTACAATTACGGAAATATATGCTCTTGGCATTTTCCAACAAACTATTTGAATATGGTTTAAAAAAAATTCGCCGTATTGGACATACCATGGAATTTGAACAAATTAAAGACTATGTCAATGGCGACGATATAAGAAACATCAACTGGAAAGCAACTGCCAAACGCAATCAACTGATGGTTAATCAGTTTCAAGACGAACGCTCACAACCCATATACTCGGTCATTGACAAAGGTAGAGCCATGAAAATGCCTTTTGATGGTCTAAGCCTTTTGGATTATGCGATAAATGCGACTTTAGTCATCAGTAATGTGGCTTTAAAAAAACAGGATAAAGCCGGAATGTTTACCTTTTCCCGTAAGGTTGAAAACAAAGTGGTTGCCGAAAGACGACCATCGCAAATGAATAAAATTCTAGAAACCTTATATAATGTCAACACTGATTTTTCAGAATCTGATTTTTCAAGATTGTATATTGATGTGAAACGAAGTCTTACGCAACGTGGTCTGCTACTACTCTATACCAACTTTGAAACTTTAGATGCCTTACATCGTCAGTTACCTTATTTAAAGGCCATTGCTAAAAATCACCTTTTGGTAGTTATCTTTTTTGAAAATACTGAATTACAAAAACTAACACAAATTGAAGCCGATAATACCTTTGATATTTTTCAGAAAACCATAGCGGAAAAATTCATGTATGAAAAGAAGTTGATTGTAAACGAACTTCAAAAACACGGCATTCAATCCATTCTAACAACACCAGAAAATTTGACGATAAATACTATTAATAAGTATTTGGAAATTAAGGCGAGGGGACTTTTGTAA
- a CDS encoding DUF2141 domain-containing protein, whose translation MKNLLLTFALIFTTLVSFSQDSQKTITVTIDNVNNDKGTVKMALNTADTFMKGKPIMSAESAIKDGKVTITFENVEPGEYAIIAYHDVNENNKMDFSDNGMPLESYGMSNNSMSFGPPQYDEAKFKVEDKNLELNIRF comes from the coding sequence ATGAAAAATTTACTATTAACTTTCGCTCTAATTTTTACAACATTAGTTAGCTTTTCTCAAGATAGCCAAAAAACGATAACAGTCACGATCGATAATGTAAACAACGACAAAGGAACCGTTAAAATGGCTTTAAACACGGCAGACACCTTTATGAAAGGCAAGCCCATTATGAGCGCTGAATCTGCAATTAAAGACGGAAAAGTAACCATTACTTTTGAAAATGTTGAACCGGGTGAATATGCCATAATCGCTTACCATGATGTCAATGAAAATAACAAAATGGACTTTAGCGACAATGGAATGCCGTTAGAGTCTTACGGTATGTCTAATAACTCTATGTCTTTTGGGCCACCACAATATGACGAGGCAAAATTTAAAGTAGAAGACAAAAATTTAGAACTTAATATTCGCTTTTAG
- a CDS encoding TonB-dependent receptor domain-containing protein, whose translation MRLIYVFVLMLLPFLDFSQEEAFYIEFNDENLTDAFTKVEETYNVLFSFKNDDIVKKRISLIRKKRTLLEVLDAIKATTNLNYKILNNRYIVINQFISETINVNALDLVVISSYLTKGIEKNSDGSYRLLPSKLGILPGLTEPDVLESIQLLPGVLSPNETATGFFVRGGASDQNRIIWDGINIYHKGHLFGMISPLNPNVTSNIKFINNGSHARYGERLSSVIDISSSSKISNKLRTELGLNGINGDALIELPIIKDKLNIQASLRRSYVDALETFTYNQLADKVFESTKIDNSENGNNDFSFLDYNFKINYKPNNNNSLYASFISIDNQLDYTSNETDTNKEFNDRINTKNLGYGIGWSVDWNTKIKQTTTAYFSDYKFNYNFITTEDGEQTSDFEKRNTIYDSGVATEIKINASKKNNYTFGYQYALKDVAYAFLNTTDLLFILDSEERIVQTHSIYGQYDYKNSKLFDLSFGLRSTYFNELDAVRLEPRIVLYKSISDNLKWQATGEIKNQIISEIDETIISDLSLENRVWRLADGNQFPISNSQQVSTGFIYTKQGLSIDVDTYYKKLKNITALSLGFLNPENSTFNIGQQDVVGLDAFVKKRFNDFNSWFSYSYNRSRSHFNSLNDNKSFNSKSNVTHAISTALSYKVDNLQVALGWKWQTGKPYTIAEQGNDGLEFNDGINTGELPIYHRLDFSSTYNFKMSRSHKLRGKVGLSIRNIYNRKNLISREYRGNNSLDDPIELIEKYSIGITPNIMFRLYW comes from the coding sequence ATGAGGTTAATCTATGTCTTTGTCTTAATGTTACTCCCATTTTTAGACTTTTCTCAAGAAGAGGCTTTTTACATAGAATTTAATGATGAAAACCTCACTGATGCATTTACCAAAGTAGAAGAAACCTATAACGTGCTTTTTTCTTTCAAAAATGATGATATCGTAAAAAAACGAATTTCATTAATTAGGAAGAAAAGAACGCTTTTAGAGGTTTTAGATGCTATAAAAGCGACTACGAATCTCAATTATAAAATATTAAACAATCGCTATATTGTTATCAATCAATTTATAAGTGAAACTATAAATGTAAACGCGTTAGATTTAGTTGTAATTAGTAGTTACTTAACAAAAGGTATAGAAAAAAATAGTGATGGGTCTTATAGGCTATTACCTTCTAAATTAGGAATATTACCAGGTCTTACAGAGCCAGATGTTTTAGAAAGTATCCAATTACTTCCAGGTGTATTAAGTCCTAATGAAACAGCTACAGGTTTTTTTGTAAGAGGTGGAGCCTCAGACCAAAACAGAATCATTTGGGATGGTATAAACATTTATCATAAAGGCCATCTTTTTGGAATGATTTCTCCATTAAACCCAAATGTCACTTCAAATATCAAATTTATAAATAATGGGTCGCATGCAAGATATGGAGAACGATTATCGAGTGTTATAGATATATCTTCGAGTTCTAAAATATCCAATAAGTTAAGAACTGAATTAGGCTTAAATGGCATTAATGGAGATGCTCTAATTGAGTTACCAATTATTAAAGACAAGTTGAATATTCAGGCTTCATTAAGAAGAAGTTATGTTGATGCGTTAGAAACGTTTACTTATAACCAGTTGGCAGATAAAGTCTTTGAAAGTACTAAGATTGATAACTCGGAGAATGGTAATAATGATTTTTCATTTTTAGATTATAATTTTAAGATTAACTATAAACCTAACAACAATAATAGTCTTTATGCTAGCTTTATTTCAATTGACAATCAATTAGATTATACATCTAACGAAACCGATACAAATAAAGAATTTAATGATAGAATTAACACTAAAAATCTGGGCTATGGCATAGGTTGGAGCGTGGATTGGAATACCAAAATAAAACAAACCACAACAGCCTATTTTTCTGATTATAAATTCAACTATAACTTTATTACAACTGAAGATGGTGAGCAAACATCAGATTTTGAAAAAAGAAATACTATCTATGATTCTGGAGTTGCAACCGAAATTAAAATAAATGCCTCTAAAAAAAACAACTATACTTTTGGATATCAATATGCACTAAAAGATGTAGCCTATGCTTTTTTAAATACAACTGACCTATTATTTATATTAGATTCTGAAGAACGCATTGTACAAACTCATAGTATCTATGGACAATACGATTATAAAAACTCTAAACTTTTTGATCTCTCATTCGGATTAAGAAGCACTTATTTCAATGAATTAGATGCAGTAAGATTAGAGCCAAGAATAGTTTTATATAAATCTATTTCCGATAATTTGAAATGGCAAGCTACAGGTGAAATTAAGAACCAAATCATTAGTGAGATTGATGAAACTATTATTAGTGATTTGTCTCTAGAAAATAGAGTATGGAGATTAGCAGATGGAAATCAGTTTCCTATAAGTAATAGTCAACAAGTGTCTACTGGCTTTATCTATACAAAACAAGGATTGAGTATTGATGTAGATACCTATTATAAAAAATTAAAAAATATAACCGCTTTATCTCTTGGTTTTTTAAATCCAGAAAATAGCACATTTAATATAGGACAACAAGATGTTGTAGGACTAGATGCTTTTGTAAAAAAGCGATTTAATGATTTTAATTCATGGTTTAGTTATTCGTATAATCGCTCTAGAAGTCATTTTAATAGTCTTAATGATAACAAGTCCTTTAACTCTAAGTCTAATGTTACGCATGCTATTTCGACTGCTTTAAGCTATAAGGTCGATAATTTACAGGTTGCATTAGGCTGGAAATGGCAAACTGGGAAGCCTTATACCATAGCAGAGCAAGGCAATGATGGTTTAGAATTTAACGATGGTATTAATACAGGCGAATTACCTATTTACCATCGCTTAGACTTTTCATCTACCTATAATTTTAAAATGTCTAGGAGTCATAAGTTAAGAGGAAAAGTAGGCTTGTCTATTAGAAACATTTACAACAGAAAAAATTTAATAAGTAGAGAGTATAGAGGTAACAATAGTTTAGACGATCCTATTGAGCTCATAGAAAAATATTCTATTGGTATAACACCTAATATTATGTTTAGACTTTATTGGTAG
- a CDS encoding FecR family protein has translation MKEKNTHSDKDVFLAQWLAGEISDQRLKELVSNDDFNAFSKIRKGVEVYERIEAPIDMSYSKIQERINNKKPKVKPLYTYLSIGIAASIIFLFGLFTFLGNDEVIFETGFGETKTIVLLDGSEVVLNAKSKITYNEDNWGNNRTLTLDGEAYFKVKKGEKFTVSTDNGSVMVLGTQFNVNSTNDFFDVVCYEGKVGVKTLESDHILLPNNGVRQINGNPIETSVTTFIKPTWIDGESTFKSVPIKYVITALEDQYNIKFISVEIDDSTIFSGSFPHNNLNVALQTVFDALDITYNEKEKRNIKLRY, from the coding sequence ATGAAAGAAAAGAATACACATAGCGATAAAGATGTTTTTTTAGCACAATGGTTAGCAGGCGAAATCTCTGATCAGCGGTTAAAAGAATTAGTTAGTAATGATGATTTTAATGCCTTTTCTAAAATTAGAAAAGGTGTTGAGGTCTATGAACGAATAGAAGCACCTATTGATATGTCTTATTCTAAAATACAAGAACGTATTAATAACAAAAAGCCAAAGGTAAAACCACTCTATACATATTTGTCGATTGGTATTGCAGCTTCCATAATATTTCTATTTGGCCTGTTTACTTTTTTAGGAAATGATGAAGTAATATTCGAAACAGGTTTTGGTGAAACAAAAACAATTGTGCTCTTAGATGGTTCTGAAGTTGTTTTAAATGCTAAATCTAAAATCACTTACAACGAAGATAATTGGGGAAATAATAGAACATTAACATTAGATGGTGAAGCCTATTTTAAAGTTAAGAAAGGCGAAAAGTTTACGGTAAGTACTGATAATGGTTCTGTTATGGTTTTAGGAACTCAGTTTAATGTAAATTCTACTAACGATTTTTTTGATGTGGTTTGCTATGAAGGTAAAGTGGGAGTTAAGACTTTAGAGTCCGATCATATTTTACTTCCAAATAATGGCGTTAGACAAATAAATGGTAACCCAATAGAAACTTCTGTTACCACGTTTATTAAACCTACTTGGATTGATGGCGAAAGCACATTTAAAAGTGTACCAATTAAATATGTAATTACGGCGTTAGAAGATCAATACAATATTAAATTTATTTCAGTTGAAATAGACGATTCTACAATATTCTCGGGCAGTTTTCCACATAATAACCTCAATGTCGCTTTACAAACAGTCTTTGATGCTTTAGATATAACCTACAATGAAAAAGAAAAACGTAACATTAAACTTAGATATTAA
- a CDS encoding RNA polymerase sigma factor gives MAKDKPNICNSKTFEFVYNTYAKDIRRFLFFKTQDIAIAEDILQDTFVKLWENCKKVDPDKVKSYLYKIANNKFINEKKHEKVVKNFEKHNKKTGTNESPEFIMLEKEFIEKLERTIASLPEKQKEVFLLNRIEKKKYKEISEMLNISVKAVEKRMHLALIVMRKEIGNV, from the coding sequence ATGGCTAAAGATAAACCCAACATATGTAATTCTAAAACTTTTGAGTTTGTCTATAATACTTACGCCAAAGATATAAGGCGCTTTCTCTTTTTTAAAACACAGGATATAGCAATTGCAGAGGATATTCTACAAGACACATTTGTAAAACTTTGGGAAAACTGCAAAAAAGTAGATCCTGATAAAGTAAAAAGTTATCTCTATAAAATCGCTAACAATAAATTTATAAATGAAAAGAAGCATGAAAAAGTAGTGAAAAACTTTGAAAAACATAATAAGAAAACCGGTACTAATGAATCTCCAGAATTTATCATGCTCGAAAAAGAATTTATAGAAAAGTTAGAAAGAACTATTGCTAGTTTACCAGAAAAACAAAAAGAAGTCTTTTTATTAAATAGAATTGAAAAAAAGAAATACAAAGAAATTTCTGAAATGCTTAATATTTCTGTAAAAGCTGTAGAAAAACGTATGCATTTAGCATTGATAGTAATGCGAAAAGAAATAGGAAATGTTTAA
- a CDS encoding Dps family protein, producing the protein MTLNSIGLDTEKTQELADELNQLLANFQLYYQNLRGIHWNIKGKAFFNLHEKFEELYTDANVKVDEIAERILTLGATPLHTFEDYTKAAKVPVGKNISNDGKAVQLIVDSLSELLKMERSILDSAGDANDEGTNAMMSDFITEQEKTVWMMKAWLGETI; encoded by the coding sequence ATGACATTAAATAGTATAGGTTTAGATACCGAAAAAACACAGGAATTAGCTGATGAATTAAATCAGTTGTTAGCAAATTTTCAATTGTATTATCAAAACTTAAGAGGTATACATTGGAATATCAAAGGGAAAGCATTCTTTAATTTGCACGAAAAATTTGAAGAATTATATACGGATGCAAATGTAAAAGTAGATGAAATCGCTGAGCGTATATTAACACTAGGTGCAACACCGTTGCATACATTTGAAGATTACACAAAAGCGGCTAAAGTACCAGTGGGTAAGAATATCTCTAATGATGGAAAAGCTGTACAACTTATTGTTGATTCTTTAAGTGAATTGTTGAAAATGGAACGCTCTATTTTAGACTCTGCTGGAGATGCAAATGATGAAGGTACCAATGCCATGATGAGTGATTTTATTACTGAGCAAGAAAAGACGGTATGGATGATGAAAGCTTGGTTAGGTGAAACTATTTAA